The Vitis vinifera cultivar Pinot Noir 40024 chromosome 8, ASM3070453v1 genome segment ACCACACCTTTTAGGTTGGCCGCAGAGGAAACTAACTCTTCAaccttcctcttctccattattCCCAATCCTTTCTGTAACATAGGTGTTGCCACTCCGAACGGAGATATGCAATTAACTCTTATCCCATATTGTCCCAACTCCACACATAAGTTGTTGGCAAGTCCCACCACAGCATGCTTCGATGCCACGTATGCATGTGAGATCTCCTCCGAAACAACTGAAGCCACACTTGACGTAAATATAATGCATCCTGTCTTAGCTGGAATCATAACTCTAGCGGCATGCTTAGCGGCCAAGAAGGCCCCATACACATTCACATCGAAAACCCTTTTAAAGTTTGTGTTATCAGAGAGTATGATTCTTGACTCCATTTCGCCATGGACGCCGGCGTTGCTGAACATGATGTCGAGTTTCCCATATTTGGATATGGCAGTGTCGACGGCGTTTTGGACGTCGGAGTCACATGTTACATCGCAGTGGACATCGAAAACGGTTTCTGCGGGACCAATTTCTTGGCAAAGGGAGCGCCCAAGTTGGTCTTGGACATCTGCCACTATGACCTTGGCACCATGTTTCACAAATAACTTGGCAGTGCAGGCGCCTATGCCACTGGCACCACCAGTTATTAGTGCCACCTTACCTGCTAACCTGCAAAACAAAAGAAGCATTAATTAGTACATGAGAAACAACATCTCATAAAGATATTTAAGTAGTCTGGAGTACTGAATCtgttaataaaagaaatgaagatcACAAGCAAAAAGCCTAACTATCATCAGATTACCTCTGGGTGAGGGGAATGGCAGCATTCATTTCTGCTGTGTGATGAAGAAGAGGAAAGATCTGGGGCTATTTCTTCTCAATGTTTTCTGTCTTTATAGGACAAAATTCTCAACAATGTACGTCACAACTCCCAACTTGatcatttaaaaatagaagTTCTAAGCCCAAGACTGGGGCGGCTTAATTTCTTAACAATGGGCCGGTTGGGCCGCGTTAGTCTTACAAATATATTCCAAGCAtcttattcattaaaaaaagatGTAAAATGTTGTCacgttaattaaaaaaaaaaaatactagtgGCCATGTGGCCCTCGTTGACAAAAAAGCATCTACCGTTTCAGTAGTATAACTTATTTAGAAtcttatatttacataatttgcttaatattatatatttaatccatatatgtaattttatgattgaatttgtattattaattaattaattagtcactgtgcattatatattaaatttattaataaaatatgaagtgAAGCCAAGTGACTTGTTGGAAAAGGAAAATTAGGTACAAAAGTATTTTATCAATATTTGGGGTGATAAAGTTTATTACGATTTGTCAATATAACTtgattttaatgtatttttggTGGATTTGAGTTGAGTATGAtgatatttatatcaaatttgtATCGATTTGCAtaacttatttaaataaatagtttttatgtTAATTGCATAATATGAATTTAACTTGAATTGATCTATTTAATAACGGtattgattaaattaattataattttaaactatttaaccacttttaaatttatttttaaataaatagatcaaTTGAGTTATTCACATATTTGGTTGCGACATTAGTTGTATAGACTTATACCAAACTtaacttgattattaaataagacCTGATTACTAAATGAGTTAAATAAGTTACATGATATATTGGTCGATTTCATAATTAGGTGATATTTGGGTTAATGTTTTTAACACAATTATCATCTGTATCGAGTTTTAGATGACTTATGTAGTAAAATATTTAAGCTTTGACAAAATATGATCATGACTCATTTACGTGAATTGCCACCCCTAATCAatgtctatattttttttttcaagttaacAAAAGATTTGGTATGGAGGATTTTTGTGTTTAATACAAGTTACGCATGCCCAttcatcttttaatttatttttttagttggcTTGAACCATACTACAATATACTTTAATCAATGGTACAATATGCTATTAAACATAATACaatatacatttttcttttaatactgtgaaaaatataataaagttTAGAATTATTAGAAGTTTAAGAAATATTGAGATTTaccatttgtttttctattaaaaataatttgatgatATCATACCCTTGGTTCTTGTTTTGCATGGTTATCAGACCTGATCACAAAGCATTGATGCATTCAATACTCATTTTTTGAAAGCCCTTTTTATCCCAAGTATATCGACATACAACAAGGTTACTTCTGGTGCTTCAGTCATTCAATCATACCTTCCTACCAAAAAGATGATCGATAACAAAGGTAAACTACCCCATGGTCTTgcattctaaaaaaaacatgggtgttttatctttctttttcttaccaatctcactttgttttttattgttaatgtGGGTGGTGTCGTATAGTGAGCAACCAACAAAACATTGTCTTATTGTACGGTTTCTCTAATCATTATTTAGTTGATATAGTGGTTGTTATCGAGTCAAATCTATTTGCACGTGAACttcctttttaatattaagtttaCGTTTGATTGATTAGatataccaaaaaataaaaaaataatatatcatatttcatgTTTATTCAATCATAAGATGAGTTATCATATTTCATCTTcaattaaatatgagataatTATAAGGTAAGATATAAGAtatcaattataaatttataatatatatatcaaagttCTAGAATCATATGGATAAAAACTTCGGTAAAGGTTTTAAAGGATCCACTAAAAAGCGCatggataaaaatatgaaaaattgaagCAGTTACTATTGATCTTATACCCTAACAATTAGGTAATTATatataaccttttttttatttataattaatggaTTATGTAATAGGACTTCATGGCAAACTTTCCATCTACCTCAAAGCACACACATTACTCCCTCTTGTAGCAAGGAAAGAGTCCATGGCTCCAATTACATATCTTAATTGAAAAGTCTCCCAAAAACAATGTTTGCTCAATTTTGCTAATTTAATGGAATCTAAGTATTATTCCTTCATTTTCTATACTAAAAAAATTGCTTGGAATTTTTTCCCATCGGAAAAATTTGTCAGATATTTTCATGGGTGATTTTACAGTACATACCTTGATGTCAATGGAATGTTTTTGGacgttttgaatttaaaaaatgaataaaatgaaataaaaatggataaaatatgAAACTATAATTTCTTTATGtccttttcaattttatcacctttggaataaaaaaaaaaaaagaagggggcAGGAaacatacaattttaatttttcattaggGTTcaactttgttttcatttttcttaataatcatATAAGATCAATCAAGATtaattccttttaattttatttatcaaatatatttaatggaGAAATAtgaatgataaatataaaaaagtacaATGTGATTTTGGTAAgcatttatattatgttcaaaTTTCTCATGTTTTTCCTCTTAGGCAAATCTAtgataaaagagtttttttagGAGGATTTatggtaaaatataataatctatgataaaatataataatttaattatttataaaatatatttattttaatataattaaaatttttaaaagtaattaaaaaaattaaaattcaaaaaaaaaaaaattaaacaaatgaatatgagaatttatcatatCTGTTTCGCCCCATCAATGAGACAGGAATGagaattatttcaaataaacgGGGTGGGGTTAGGATGGGGGCGACTCGTCCCGAACCCGCCCATTTGCCATCCCTAGTCACttatgtagggacccctccccttgggaaacacgtggcacgcagctcatggtgacgcgtggcacgtgttatcagccggactaTCATCATCCGGATCCCCCTAAAGATATGCATGGTACAATTATCCTATCCGGATcacctcaaggaaaggcaaacgacgtttcagcttctcctatccaaggaagagcaaaaaacgctggcagagcgtagacatccggatagtctccacaacacatccggataatcagcatgagccatccggatattgATCATCTGGatgatcaattaaagtaaagcgagtcttacacgcaatcacgacaagcagccatggcccacatcctatcacctgcagagtgagaagacaagaggaagtgacagcaagtcacttcccacgatcattctacataatcacttcccacgatctctgacagccgcattacctaccatggtctctgacagccattcgtaggatgatagtgctcctactaacacctattgtcatcatcacaacagaaaatatcTCTTCACCAtaaatgagaggaacagtacccctgaagctgtatatatatgccttcgcaTGAAGAAGAAAGGGCTGATCCCccggtaacctcttgatacctagtaaaaggccaactgatttatatatctctccctcaccatggctaacaaaaccatcggagggtgcgtccggacaccctgtccggatgcctttttgcaggtacaaacgctgaatcaagaaccctttgtgtgttgagaatcgcgtgtcTATCCATTTAGCAGCAACGTGGTCCACCTGATACGCGAGGtgacaacattggcgccgtctgtgggaacctttatttttttattttgattcagttactagcaaagatggccacaccttcccaaagtcgatcatctggtagAAAGGAGGAAGATAACCACGAATGGCGTCAggccatcgaaaaaagacagttggcgaACGAAAAACAACTaagagctctcctccaggagacggagaggttaagggaagaaaacgcggtgttacgcattcaagcctcaacTTCAGGCTCTCCTCGTCGTCAGCGTTCAAGGGGCCAGGTGGCAAACTCTAGGCCAgaaccagaatcaatatatcctgggtcaacaggagTTGTCCCAAGAGCATACAACgcaaggccccatgagccacgcacacccatgcctcgagctccccgtgaggaaagctcagattccactcatttttcagcaaaaagacaacgtgatagaaaatcacagttgtcaagttctatgcgcgcaagactaggcccacaagagcctgggagatcaaggccaccagtagccacaaccCGGGCACCACGCCCCGATCCTGTGATCGCTCacatggtgcagaacgtacctccgcatcgtgaccccatggtcaccccagcgatgcggaacgttcactcacacctagcggaacgaccagctgggaaaaacctcccaaacgagccacccattggctccattagcaaaaggctggatgacatgctctccacgcccttttgctctcatatcacccattacgagcccccaaggggattcctcgtaccaaagttttccacatacgatggaaccaactatcccttcgatcacatcatgcactatcgacagcttatgacgctcgatattggcaacgatgcattattatgcaaagtattccccgccagccttcaagggcagaccctctcatggtttcatcgcctacctcctaactctGTTGACAATTTAAGGGACCTCTCTGAAGCATTCGTGGGACAGTACTTAtgctctgctcgacacaagcagaatatcagcaccctccagaacataaaaatgagagacaacgaatccttgagggaatttgtgaaacgatttggccaagccgtactccaaatagaggtttgcagcatggatgctgtcctacagatcttcaaaagaagcatctgtccaggcaccccATTTTTCGAATCGCTGGCAAAAAaacctcctacaacgatggacgatttgttcagactcgctaacaaatattcaatgctcgaagatgacgtacgtgcagccactcaacaagttttggttgccggacagGCTTCTAGAGATAACGCGGACAGACATGCCAAACCTCCGGACCGGCCAAAACCAGTTGACCGGAGGCAGGACGAGCCGAGTCGTCCAGATAGGCCGCCCATCACACCCCTATCCATATCAtacgaaaaacttctcccaatgatccaagggttgtccgacttcaggtggcctagacccctcgaaacggacccatctataagagaccgcagcaagaaatgcgccttccacaaagaccatggtcatataacagagacatgtcggtccctccagtatctagttgaaaggctcatcaaagcaggacatttaaaacagtacctccgctcagatactgGAGGAAGGGACGTATCTCAGCATCATAACTCTGGGGCCCCgagggccccagtcgcccccaaGGCTGTCATAAACTATATCAATGGGGACCCGTCTGACGAGGAATACGATTCCAGGCGTAAAAGGCAAAAATTGCTGCGGGCCGCGTCGATACGCGAACGCAtcaattccatccggccgggtcttactggagagggccctcgccccatagatgggacaatcattttcccaccagtagatcccacccggacgctacagccacatcgcgacgccctcatcctctccctagaaataggagatttcgatgtaagacgtatcttgGTTGACCCAGGCAATTCAGCCGATCTAGTACAAGCATCAGTCATTGGCCATATGGGACATAGTCTCGcgggtctcgaaaaccccggacgaatcttatccggattcaaccGATCATCAACCACGtccttaggagacattatactgccggtccaagctggcccagtcactctcaacgtgcaattctcagtggtacaagagttatcacccttcaatgtcatcttgggacgcacatggcttcactacatgaaagccatcccgtccacatatcatcaaatggtgagtttcctcaccgacgaagggcaaactgacttgtatggcagccagttagccgctcgtcagtgctatcaaatagcacgtgaggcagtcgctaaccaggaggatgcatctccccctgagcCTAGCATTGCAcacgaccaatagcaattattgggtccggcggacaaagatcccccggcagcggatcccttacaaacaatccaaatctcagaagagaatgatcacctcacgaatatcagttccctcatgacgcAAGAAGAAACTCAGAGCATACAAAATATCCTTCGAAGCAACCAagacatcttcgcatggacacattcggatatgaaaggaattcatccctctattgcCTCTCACAACCTTAACGTCTTTCCAGCAGCCAGACCCATTCGACAGAAGATTAGACGCTTTCATCCGGATAGACAAAGAGTTATCCAAGATGAAATTAACAAGTTGTTgaaagccggattcatcagagaggtatcttatccggattggttggcaaatgtagtagtggtaccaaagaaagagggcaaatggcgagtctgtgttgattacaccaatctcaataatgcatgtc includes the following:
- the LOC100240801 gene encoding short chain aldehyde dehydrogenase 1, producing the protein MNAAIPLTQRLAGKVALITGGASGIGACTAKLFVKHGAKVIVADVQDQLGRSLCQEIGPAETVFDVHCDVTCDSDVQNAVDTAISKYGKLDIMFSNAGVHGEMESRIILSDNTNFKRVFDVNVYGAFLAAKHAARVMIPAKTGCIIFTSSVASVVSEEISHAYVASKHAVVGLANNLCVELGQYGIRVNCISPFGVATPMLQKGLGIMEKRKVEELVSSAANLKGVVLEAEDIAEAALYLGSDDSKYVSGINLVVDGGYSITNPSFGMVFKSHLSSTHPSQN